A portion of the Faecalibacterium sp. I3-3-89 genome contains these proteins:
- a CDS encoding suppressor of fused domain protein, with protein MDLLKQCQQWFEQDEAQKVIDTLEAIPAEERTPELDSELAKAYIAVAHIGEREPFEKALELLAPHEEHFAEDHCWNYRIASAYYFLDEEGPALRYFEKALKARPGDKDTQEYIDDCRRRLSLPRFEKNFRERTQEGWAAFSQIEAELRQIIDTDETHQRGEELVEKCGNALKTALRDTSFELGFNGEKYELILSPEGLRSRLFPLVYFQKQAPESVLEHWNIWVGRQPCEGFELRAGEIEVRADDVQMWAEETEDHQVSLVLYCEKLTPILKEDTDKVWWALSMLVDQTIGEVSAIAFVAGFDVYAQPKDEPAKLLSELPELLQSMGLSLWRDGSDYLENSYLAYELEPVEDPEADWRLDVYTGSCRLPVLINDYLTARSDMVDEYHKDGIAAGFLLYPLSGFTGEERVKAILDFRDNLRDAILRDAGEEAVTFLGGATGLYCGYLDFIAWDLPAVLTAAQAFFEGSDLPYAHFHAFRRDVGGVPLLDEKEPEPDIHEETGSLLSTEDIEILESFDEGTAAYFGKMLDWLENFIKSGVEEGRFSEKQAHQDLQIALWYAFACLNLDDYIHYYRAAEWMKDSEKNATGCATWYYRYSVALMYCGRLEEALEYAERGALEEPDYPWIWLHLGKLRAHFGDKSGALDAVKQGLKLEPGDYEFLTLKKEIKAGATLEQMEYHWINPDADQTLQRGLDENADDKQCAIACIRVDEAGLAEFYELFHPERYSYKKNSPCCEFQYPVKEHLVELSFRMNEAGLSKMGTDWLRQLKERLDSGEWLTHTPEGEPEGILTGVFVDQLRRIGLVYQQPGDDQYFQIFLNPDGTKADAFWSSRKNSEPEVYSEDEMSAIEQHIKNTFGEFENVFHELVSPDIHVDICVVPPSEERDYCTLVTMGMGAHRMNVPEELAEYKLERAELAIALPADWKLDQESMKDEKWYWPIRLLKSLARLPIASDTWLGFGHTMDNKENFAENTKLCAAILTGPQSTEEGGEVCTLPGGEEVNFYQVIPLYEDELDYKLEHDVDALLNKMRGISFVVNPTRQNAITRGTLSNDNFDGEMDDASYHLESIEEKELPIDPINAYNHMAIYLRWCMEHDLMGEDFLKEYSEVAKQVKADPASVDLREFIRDELDGCLFSVLFNQQGRAFAGYYYGEGDSPYYPADIDDYALKYFGPSRYHSNEFQQEAYLFIPFDEKYYQTMAQVIEERFENWQGQDFDEDTLEPSEVAHAIMEYLDCECTYFPSMADDDPIMSAYSYAQRLGVREGFVPVLIQADDETLLECLVMNADPEHDADCYEFDLKTVEEYRKKMLSAPVKDGKAILEELTGQRKEEAEDDDLDWEEEVLGEMEGGEPNDRFANYWNDDTGMTYPLILAKIPVKNPWEIFAYLPFGNWNECPDTPDLMAVAKYWFEQHGAIPAAMSHDELEFELPTPISKERAMEVAVEQYGFCPDLDQNEDGSIGSLADVLWQSTVWYFWWD; from the coding sequence ATGGATTTATTGAAACAATGCCAGCAATGGTTTGAACAGGATGAAGCGCAGAAGGTAATCGACACCCTGGAAGCGATTCCTGCCGAGGAGCGCACCCCGGAACTGGACAGTGAGCTGGCCAAGGCATATATTGCCGTTGCACATATAGGAGAACGGGAGCCTTTTGAAAAGGCGCTGGAACTTCTGGCTCCCCATGAGGAGCATTTTGCCGAAGATCACTGCTGGAATTATCGGATCGCTTCCGCTTATTATTTTCTGGATGAGGAAGGTCCCGCCCTGCGTTACTTTGAAAAGGCCCTGAAAGCCCGCCCCGGAGACAAAGATACCCAGGAGTACATAGACGATTGCCGCCGTCGTTTGTCCCTGCCCCGTTTTGAAAAGAACTTCCGTGAAAGGACGCAGGAAGGATGGGCAGCCTTTTCTCAGATTGAGGCAGAACTGCGTCAAATCATAGATACGGACGAAACGCACCAGCGCGGCGAAGAACTGGTTGAAAAATGCGGGAATGCGCTCAAAACGGCCCTGCGTGATACTTCTTTTGAGCTGGGCTTCAATGGCGAAAAGTATGAATTGATCCTCAGTCCAGAGGGCCTTCGCTCCCGCCTGTTCCCGTTGGTGTACTTCCAGAAGCAGGCCCCAGAATCGGTGCTTGAGCATTGGAATATCTGGGTAGGCCGCCAGCCCTGTGAGGGGTTCGAGCTGCGGGCTGGAGAGATCGAAGTTCGGGCTGATGATGTGCAGATGTGGGCAGAGGAAACAGAGGATCATCAGGTAAGTCTGGTCCTTTACTGTGAAAAGCTGACGCCGATCTTGAAAGAGGACACAGACAAGGTCTGGTGGGCACTCTCTATGCTGGTGGATCAAACCATCGGAGAAGTTTCCGCTATCGCCTTTGTTGCTGGGTTTGATGTTTATGCTCAACCGAAAGACGAACCGGCCAAGCTGCTTTCCGAACTGCCGGAGTTGCTGCAAAGCATGGGGCTTTCTCTCTGGCGGGATGGCAGCGACTACTTGGAAAACAGTTATCTTGCCTATGAACTGGAACCGGTGGAGGACCCGGAGGCTGACTGGCGGCTGGATGTTTATACTGGAAGCTGCCGCCTGCCGGTGCTCATCAACGACTACCTGACTGCCCGCAGTGATATGGTGGATGAGTACCACAAGGATGGCATTGCCGCTGGATTCCTCCTGTACCCGCTGTCCGGTTTTACCGGTGAGGAACGAGTGAAAGCTATTCTGGATTTCCGGGATAACCTGCGGGATGCCATCCTACGGGATGCAGGAGAGGAAGCCGTGACCTTCCTGGGTGGGGCCACTGGTCTGTATTGTGGGTATCTGGATTTTATCGCCTGGGATCTGCCCGCTGTACTAACAGCGGCACAGGCATTCTTTGAGGGAAGCGACCTGCCCTATGCTCACTTCCACGCATTTCGGCGGGATGTGGGCGGTGTGCCGCTACTGGACGAGAAAGAACCGGAGCCTGATATTCATGAGGAAACTGGCTCCCTGCTTTCGACAGAGGATATTGAAATACTGGAGTCCTTTGACGAAGGAACTGCCGCTTACTTTGGGAAAATGCTCGACTGGCTGGAGAATTTTATCAAAAGCGGCGTAGAAGAAGGACGATTCAGCGAAAAACAGGCTCACCAGGATTTACAGATTGCCCTCTGGTATGCCTTTGCCTGCCTTAACCTGGACGATTACATCCACTACTACCGCGCTGCGGAATGGATGAAGGATTCGGAGAAAAACGCCACGGGCTGCGCTACCTGGTACTACCGGTATTCTGTGGCGTTGATGTATTGCGGCAGGCTGGAAGAAGCACTGGAATATGCGGAGCGGGGCGCTCTGGAGGAGCCGGACTACCCCTGGATCTGGCTCCATCTGGGCAAGCTACGGGCGCATTTTGGCGATAAATCCGGTGCGCTGGATGCCGTCAAGCAAGGATTAAAACTGGAACCGGGAGATTATGAGTTCCTGACCTTAAAAAAAGAGATCAAAGCCGGAGCTACCCTGGAACAGATGGAATATCATTGGATCAATCCCGATGCTGACCAAACGCTCCAGCGGGGACTGGACGAGAATGCGGATGATAAACAATGCGCCATAGCCTGCATTCGGGTGGACGAAGCGGGACTTGCCGAATTTTATGAACTGTTCCACCCAGAGCGGTATAGCTATAAGAAAAATTCCCCCTGCTGTGAATTCCAATACCCGGTGAAGGAACATCTTGTGGAGCTTTCCTTCCGTATGAACGAAGCTGGACTCTCCAAGATGGGAACCGACTGGCTGCGGCAGCTCAAGGAACGGCTGGACAGCGGTGAATGGCTGACCCACACCCCTGAAGGAGAACCAGAGGGCATTCTAACAGGTGTGTTTGTGGATCAGCTGCGACGCATTGGTCTTGTCTATCAACAGCCGGGAGACGATCAGTATTTTCAGATTTTCCTGAACCCGGACGGCACGAAGGCGGATGCCTTCTGGTCCTCAAGAAAAAACAGCGAGCCGGAGGTTTATTCGGAGGATGAGATGTCTGCGATAGAGCAGCACATCAAAAACACCTTTGGCGAGTTTGAGAATGTGTTCCATGAGCTGGTTTCCCCCGACATTCATGTGGACATCTGCGTTGTGCCGCCCTCTGAGGAGCGGGACTACTGCACCCTGGTCACCATGGGCATGGGCGCTCACCGGATGAATGTGCCGGAGGAACTGGCGGAATATAAGCTGGAGCGGGCGGAGCTGGCCATTGCCCTGCCTGCGGACTGGAAGCTGGATCAGGAGTCCATGAAAGACGAAAAGTGGTACTGGCCCATCCGCCTGCTGAAATCCTTGGCCCGCCTTCCCATTGCCAGCGATACCTGGCTGGGCTTTGGACATACCATGGATAACAAGGAGAACTTTGCGGAAAATACGAAGCTGTGTGCCGCCATTCTCACCGGCCCCCAAAGTACAGAGGAGGGCGGCGAGGTCTGCACCCTGCCGGGCGGCGAGGAGGTCAACTTCTATCAGGTCATTCCGCTTTATGAGGACGAGTTGGACTATAAACTGGAACATGATGTAGACGCTCTGCTGAACAAGATGAGGGGGATCAGTTTTGTTGTAAACCCCACTCGTCAGAATGCGATCACCCGTGGCACCCTTTCCAATGATAATTTTGACGGTGAGATGGACGACGCTTCCTATCACCTTGAGAGCATTGAGGAGAAGGAACTGCCTATTGACCCCATCAATGCTTATAACCACATGGCCATCTACTTGCGCTGGTGCATGGAGCACGACCTGATGGGCGAGGACTTCCTGAAAGAATACAGCGAAGTGGCCAAACAGGTCAAAGCCGACCCTGCCAGCGTGGATCTGCGGGAGTTTATCCGGGATGAGCTGGACGGCTGTCTGTTCTCTGTGCTGTTCAATCAGCAAGGCCGTGCCTTTGCAGGCTATTACTACGGAGAGGGCGACAGTCCCTACTATCCTGCCGACATTGATGACTATGCCCTGAAATATTTTGGTCCGTCCCGATACCACTCCAATGAATTTCAACAGGAGGCATACTTATTCATCCCATTTGATGAGAAATACTATCAGACCATGGCTCAAGTGATTGAGGAACGCTTTGAAAACTGGCAGGGACAGGACTTCGACGAGGACACGCTGGAGCCTTCCGAAGTGGCTCATGCCATCATGGAGTATCTGGACTGCGAGTGTACCTATTTCCCATCCATGGCAGATGATGACCCCATCATGTCGGCATACAGCTACGCCCAGCGGCTGGGGGTACGGGAGGGCTTTGTTCCCGTACTTATCCAGGCGGATGATGAAACGCTGTTGGAATGTCTGGTAATGAACGCCGACCCGGAGCATGATGCGGACTGCTATGAATTTGACCTCAAAACGGTAGAGGAGTACCGGAAGAAGATGCTCTCCGCTCCTGTTAAGGACGGAAAGGCGATTTTGGAGGAATTGACCGGCCAGCGCAAGGAAGAAGCCGAGGACGATGATCTGGACTGGGAGGAGGAAGTCCTGGGCGAGATGGAGGGCGGAGAACCCAACGACCGCTTCGCAAACTATTGGAACGATGATACCGGAATGACATATCCGCTCATTCTGGCTAAAATTCCGGTAAAGAACCCCTGGGAGATCTTCGCCTACCTGCCCTTTGGAAATTGGAATGAGTGTCCCGACACACCGGACCTGATGGCAGTGGCGAAATATTGGTTCGAGCAACATGGTGCCATCCCTGCCGCCATGAGCCACGATGAATTGGAGTTTGAACTTCCAACTCCGATCTCCAAGGAAAGAGCTATGGAGGTGGCTGTGGAGCAATATGGTTTCTGCCCAGATCTGGATCAGAATGAGGATGGAAGCATTGGCTCCTTGGCAGATGTCCTGTGGCAGTCCACCGTCTGGTATTTCTGGTGGGATTGA
- a CDS encoding NTF2 fold immunity protein gives MEWPKRTRTADWENGVLTLDGEKKFDIPKLTAEIVERLAGYTLVGFHVKGYPVTDELLAPFAGHKSMVNFGVENGTLTDACFPVFSAMPKLRILLLTGNAGIDGSGLSALQGCKLDLLTLDHTGLDDAGLLQAASIPKLSHIWIDHTAVTYDGLLAVAGNNYIKPVAHVQFTKEQMEHFSQLQREKAKKPVQLDEQAASECRSVLSAFFAEMTEWEQYMEQVGFEDAEAVPRLLAIWEKYVSEKPRLGYRPLALSYSAQGTYNGEEFLDAEQITKNKLYIYTREKNTSFDRRFLMKRVGEGWMIDAVQERLNGWQRTGL, from the coding sequence ATGGAATGGCCAAAACGGACACGAACAGCGGATTGGGAAAACGGTGTCCTAACTTTAGATGGAGAAAAGAAATTTGATATTCCGAAGCTGACCGCAGAGATCGTGGAGCGGTTGGCCGGTTACACCCTAGTGGGCTTCCATGTGAAAGGGTATCCGGTGACGGATGAACTGCTGGCCCCCTTTGCCGGGCATAAAAGCATGGTCAACTTCGGCGTGGAAAACGGCACCCTTACCGACGCCTGTTTCCCCGTTTTTTCCGCCATGCCCAAGCTGCGCATCCTGCTGCTGACCGGGAACGCCGGGATCGACGGCAGCGGCCTGTCCGCCCTGCAAGGCTGTAAGCTGGACCTGCTGACCCTTGACCACACTGGGCTGGATGATGCCGGTCTGCTCCAGGCAGCCTCCATCCCCAAGCTCTCTCATATCTGGATCGACCACACTGCTGTTACTTATGATGGACTACTGGCTGTCGCCGGCAACAACTACATCAAGCCGGTGGCCCATGTGCAATTTACCAAGGAGCAGATGGAACACTTCTCCCAGCTCCAGCGGGAAAAGGCCAAAAAGCCCGTCCAGCTGGATGAGCAGGCAGCGTCGGAATGCCGCAGTGTGTTGTCCGCTTTCTTTGCCGAAATGACAGAATGGGAGCAGTACATGGAGCAGGTTGGGTTTGAAGATGCCGAGGCTGTGCCCCGCCTGCTGGCGATCTGGGAGAAGTATGTGAGCGAAAAGCCCCGTCTGGGCTATCGGCCTCTGGCCCTCTCATACAGCGCCCAGGGCACCTACAACGGGGAAGAATTCCTTGACGCGGAGCAGATCACTAAGAATAAGCTCTACATCTACACCAGAGAGAAAAATACCAGCTTTGACCGCCGCTTTCTCATGAAGCGCGTGGGCGAGGGTTGGATGATTGACGCGGTGCAGGAGCGGCTGAACGGCTGGCAGCGGACAGGATTGTAA